A single genomic interval of Demequina sp. NBRC 110054 harbors:
- a CDS encoding GGDEF domain-containing protein, translated as MDLNGTRSRIAAIVAVLATGSFVTYCLGSAVVRSSTVLALSLLVTATALHQVSRTTGFVRLVYGLLLVGFLTLNSAATLWLTTFALGLEESSTHAVWQALLGIAYVFLLIAAFTVVGRSARNDSGGMLDASTLAIAAASVLWQSVLAPALHALGADVAQHAYIFVVVIMLSGSIGVLIGLEVNGGLPRHARPVFRYMAAALIVTVGGNALGAMFADPITGVGPWWTGALWPLAFSFAWGAMAHPAGPDAFVLAPPHPSRLTSRRIVVLGAAMILTPLIAVVRHLAGGYVSWLAGAVTTIVLIAMVLARVSQLAGAHRAAESQLRVLADHDTLTGLPNRRAVERHLESLLDRVARSTAAGATVWFIDLDDFKPINDTRGHAIGDELLTAVAHRLAGLVREDRGDLVGRLGGDEFIVVVEGDPQATATTLTARIRSAFDDDFTLSDGPAQVSASIGLDTASPHDPHTLDDMLTHADHEMYAEKHARRLDPTD; from the coding sequence ATGGATCTCAACGGCACGCGCAGCCGCATCGCGGCGATCGTCGCTGTGCTCGCGACGGGTTCCTTCGTCACCTACTGCCTGGGCAGCGCCGTGGTGCGGTCGAGCACGGTCCTGGCCCTGAGCCTCCTGGTCACCGCAACCGCGCTCCACCAGGTCAGCCGCACCACCGGCTTCGTCCGCCTCGTCTATGGCCTCCTGCTCGTGGGATTCCTGACGCTCAACAGCGCCGCGACGCTGTGGCTCACGACCTTCGCGCTGGGGCTGGAGGAGTCCTCGACCCACGCGGTCTGGCAGGCTCTGCTCGGGATCGCCTACGTGTTCCTGCTGATCGCCGCGTTCACGGTAGTCGGCAGGTCGGCCCGCAACGACAGCGGCGGCATGCTCGACGCGAGCACACTCGCGATCGCGGCGGCGTCGGTGCTGTGGCAGTCCGTGCTCGCCCCCGCACTGCACGCGCTTGGTGCTGACGTCGCCCAGCACGCTTACATCTTTGTCGTCGTCATCATGCTGAGCGGATCCATCGGGGTGCTGATCGGTCTCGAGGTCAACGGAGGACTGCCGCGCCACGCACGTCCGGTGTTCCGCTACATGGCGGCGGCGCTGATCGTCACCGTCGGAGGCAACGCCCTCGGCGCGATGTTCGCCGATCCCATCACCGGCGTCGGCCCGTGGTGGACGGGCGCGCTGTGGCCGCTCGCCTTCTCCTTCGCGTGGGGGGCGATGGCCCACCCCGCAGGGCCCGACGCGTTCGTCCTCGCTCCCCCACATCCCAGCCGTCTCACATCGAGGCGCATCGTGGTGCTCGGGGCCGCGATGATCCTCACCCCGCTGATCGCGGTGGTGCGGCATCTCGCGGGCGGCTACGTGAGCTGGCTCGCAGGAGCGGTCACGACGATCGTCCTCATCGCCATGGTTCTCGCGCGCGTGAGCCAGCTGGCCGGGGCGCATCGTGCCGCGGAGTCGCAGCTGCGCGTCCTCGCCGACCACGACACCCTCACCGGGCTTCCGAACCGCCGCGCCGTCGAGCGCCACCTCGAGTCACTGCTCGACCGCGTCGCCCGCAGCACCGCCGCCGGCGCCACGGTGTGGTTCATCGACCTCGACGACTTCAAGCCCATCAACGACACCCGCGGCCACGCGATCGGCGACGAGCTCCTCACCGCCGTCGCGCACCGCCTGGCAGGCCTGGTCCGCGAGGACCGCGGCGACCTCGTCGGCAGACTCGGAGGCGACGAGTTCATCGTCGTCGTCGAAGGAGACCCCCAGGCCACCGCCACGACGCTCACCGCACGCATCCGCTCCGCGTTCGACGACGACTTCACCCTCAGCGACGGCCCCGCCCAGGTCTCCGCCAGCATCGGCCTCGACACCGCCTCCCCGCACGACCCGCACACCCTCGACGACATGCTCACCCACGCCGACCACGAGATGTACGCCGAGAAGCACGCCCGCCGACTCGACCCCACCGACTGA
- a CDS encoding GGDEF domain-containing protein — protein MDWTRAQVLLGVLALSAVSLTVYMLGGEVVRAGIVVAMSLAVTATGMRRVGRVHGHARRVYGFMLAGFIVLNAAVSLRLTTVVLGMEESSIRGAWQALLGISYLLILTAALLMIGRSAKQDLGEILDASTLAVAAASALWQSLIAPAMERVDATYLQRGYLFLVVIALSGSVGAVIGLKLNGGMPQAARPVYGYMTVALLFTVAGNVAGATLADPVTDAAPWWAGAMWVLAYSAAWGAITHPAGPDAFAVGRPHPSRLTSRRILVLGIALIASPAIAIARDLSGGFVGWPTSAAATTALVLMVLARVSQLAGAHRAAESQLRVLADHDTLTGLPNRRAVERHLESLLDRVARSTAAGATVWFIDLDDFKPINDTRGHAIGDELLTAVAHRLAGLVREDRGDLVGRLGGDEFIVVVEGDPQATATTLTARIRSAFDDDFTLSDGPAQVSASIGLDTASPHDPHTLDDMLTHADHEMYAEKHARRLDPTD, from the coding sequence ATGGACTGGACGCGGGCGCAGGTGCTCCTCGGTGTGCTCGCCCTGTCCGCCGTCTCCCTCACCGTGTACATGCTCGGCGGCGAGGTCGTCCGTGCAGGCATCGTCGTGGCCATGAGCCTCGCGGTCACCGCGACCGGCATGCGCCGTGTAGGGCGCGTCCACGGCCACGCGCGCCGCGTCTACGGCTTCATGCTCGCCGGCTTCATCGTATTGAACGCCGCAGTGTCGCTCAGGCTGACGACGGTCGTGCTCGGCATGGAGGAGTCCTCGATACGCGGCGCGTGGCAGGCGCTGCTCGGAATCTCGTACCTGCTCATCCTGACCGCGGCCCTCCTCATGATCGGGCGCTCGGCGAAGCAGGATCTCGGCGAGATCCTCGACGCCTCGACCCTTGCGGTCGCGGCAGCCTCCGCGCTGTGGCAGTCCCTCATCGCGCCGGCGATGGAGCGCGTCGACGCGACCTACCTGCAGCGCGGATATCTCTTCCTCGTGGTGATCGCGCTGAGCGGATCTGTCGGCGCGGTGATCGGCCTCAAGCTCAACGGTGGCATGCCGCAGGCTGCGCGGCCGGTGTACGGCTACATGACGGTCGCGCTCCTGTTCACTGTGGCGGGCAACGTCGCGGGCGCGACCCTCGCCGACCCGGTCACCGATGCCGCCCCCTGGTGGGCGGGAGCGATGTGGGTGCTCGCCTATTCCGCCGCGTGGGGGGCGATCACGCACCCTGCTGGGCCCGACGCCTTCGCGGTGGGCCGCCCCCATCCGAGCCGCCTCACCTCGCGACGGATCCTGGTGCTCGGCATCGCGCTGATCGCGTCACCTGCGATCGCGATCGCCCGCGACCTCTCCGGGGGCTTCGTCGGTTGGCCGACCTCGGCGGCCGCGACGACGGCACTGGTGCTCATGGTTCTCGCGCGCGTGAGCCAGCTGGCCGGGGCGCATCGTGCCGCGGAGTCGCAGCTGCGCGTCCTCGCCGACCACGACACCCTCACCGGGCTTCCGAACCGCCGCGCCGTCGAGCGCCACCTCGAGTCACTGCTCGACCGCGTCGCCCGCAGCACCGCCGCCGGCGCCACGGTGTGGTTCATCGACCTCGACGACTTCAAGCCCATCAACGACACCCGCGGCCACGCGATCGGCGACGAGCTCCTCACCGCCGTCGCGCACCGCCTGGCAGGCCTGGTCCGCGAGGACCGCGGCGACCTCGTCGGCAGACTCGGAGGCGACGAGTTCATCGTCGTCGTCGAAGGAGACCCCCAGGCCACCGCCACGACGCTCACCGCACGCATCCGCTCCGCGTTCGACGACGACTTCACCCTCAGCGACGGCCCCGCCCAGGTCTCCGCCAGCATCGGCCTCGACACCGCCTCCCCGCACGACCCGCACACCCTCGACGACATGCTCACCCACGCCGACCACGAGATGTACGCCGAGAAGCACGCCCGCCGACTCGACCCCACCGACTGA
- a CDS encoding GGDEF domain-containing protein, whose translation MSCTRTPARVALCALTITASAVALYLTGSPVRAGVIVLLTSILATGAVVPHVLRSRGTTRRIYMLLLTGFVLMVANEASYLAVLTVGVPQSAVDALSTPTIGVSYLFVLAASALAMAPAVRHDIGGMIDAATVAVASASVLWMVFLAPALHSVAASDAAINWTFAATIVLSGSLGVVVGVGLSGAVDRSAWPALGYFLAALLIAVAGNGLNAIVTDPVTDGEVWWTDVLWPVAYVAAWAALVHPKGAAVFAVGRPRASRLTPRRLLAIGGAMLVTPVIAMARAATGGFVDWVTGATASLAITVMVLARVNQLAAAHRDTEHQLRMLAERDVLTALPNRRAVERRLAWLASRVATGDSLGAVVCFVDLDDFKGVNDTRGHAAGDDLLIAVARRLEGLARAGTDDMVGRLGGDEFLILAEGDPSHVSAPMSARIADAFADPFTLNGDSVAVSASVGMASASPSELHTVDELLTRADHAMYVDKRRHATDAR comes from the coding sequence ATGAGCTGCACGAGGACACCGGCGCGCGTCGCCCTCTGTGCGCTGACGATCACCGCCTCCGCCGTCGCCCTCTACCTCACCGGATCGCCCGTGCGCGCAGGCGTCATCGTGCTCCTCACAAGCATCCTCGCGACGGGTGCGGTGGTGCCGCACGTGCTCCGGTCGCGCGGGACCACGCGCCGCATCTACATGCTCCTGCTCACGGGCTTCGTGCTCATGGTCGCCAACGAGGCCTCGTACCTCGCCGTCCTCACCGTGGGCGTACCGCAGTCCGCCGTGGACGCGCTCAGCACGCCGACTATCGGAGTCTCCTACCTCTTCGTGCTCGCCGCCTCTGCGCTCGCGATGGCGCCCGCAGTGAGACACGACATCGGCGGGATGATCGACGCCGCGACCGTCGCCGTCGCCTCGGCCTCAGTGCTCTGGATGGTCTTCCTCGCGCCTGCGCTGCACTCCGTCGCGGCCTCGGACGCGGCGATCAACTGGACCTTCGCCGCGACGATCGTCCTCAGCGGCTCGCTGGGCGTGGTGGTCGGGGTGGGCCTCAGCGGAGCCGTCGACCGCTCAGCATGGCCGGCACTCGGCTACTTCCTCGCGGCGCTGCTCATCGCGGTCGCAGGCAACGGGCTCAACGCGATCGTCACTGACCCCGTCACCGACGGGGAGGTGTGGTGGACCGACGTCCTCTGGCCCGTCGCCTATGTCGCCGCGTGGGCGGCGCTCGTCCACCCCAAGGGCGCCGCCGTGTTCGCCGTCGGACGACCCCGCGCGAGCAGGCTCACCCCGCGACGGCTCCTGGCCATCGGGGGCGCGATGCTGGTCACGCCCGTGATCGCCATGGCCCGCGCCGCGACCGGCGGGTTCGTCGACTGGGTGACGGGCGCGACCGCGAGCCTCGCGATCACCGTGATGGTGCTGGCACGCGTGAACCAGCTCGCCGCGGCGCACCGCGACACAGAGCACCAGTTGCGGATGCTCGCGGAACGCGACGTGCTCACCGCGCTTCCGAATCGCCGTGCCGTCGAGCGGCGCCTCGCCTGGCTCGCCTCACGGGTCGCCACCGGTGACTCGCTCGGGGCGGTCGTCTGCTTCGTCGACCTGGACGACTTCAAAGGGGTCAACGACACCAGAGGCCACGCCGCTGGCGACGACCTTCTTATCGCCGTCGCCCGCAGGCTCGAGGGCCTCGCCCGCGCGGGCACCGACGACATGGTCGGACGGCTCGGAGGCGACGAGTTCCTCATCCTCGCCGAAGGTGATCCCTCCCACGTCTCGGCACCGATGAGCGCACGCATCGCCGACGCGTTCGCCGACCCGTTCACGCTCAACGGCGACTCCGTGGCCGTCTCGGCCAGCGTCGGGATGGCCAGCGCGTCTCCGAGCGAGCTGCACACGGTGGACGAGCTGCTCACCCGTGCGGACCATGCGATGTACGTCGACAAGCGGCGACACGCGACCGACGCGAGGTGA
- a CDS encoding GGDEF domain-containing protein — protein sequence MRIVGTPARVAALAATLTVGFSALYLLGTPLVSAIVVPAAGLLPAAFVLPHLRRERGGARLVYGLLLGGLVLLITSESLWVATLIHGVSESAVALPMQVLVGSGYLLILCAAAVALVPTARRDPGGVLDAATLAVAGAAALWQAILAPSLHATGAPSGARAYSFAVLVILSGAAGIVVGITLNRSAPPTARPALAYLLLALVLALAGNVVGTATMDPITHAYPRWVGVVWPAAYVAAWAALVHPAGSHILVTTPPRSKRLTPRRLLLLGLAMMATPTIAVVRDLAGGYVDWAGEAVASIAIIVMVLRRVSQLAAAHRGAEARLRSLADEDALTGLANRRVVEHRLGDLASRTAEGQASGVVVCFIDLNGFKEINDTRGHAIGDELLVAIAGRLTRLARSGTGDLIGRIGGDEFVVVTEGEPATTSASIVARVHDALDAPFALTDGHANASASVGVATARRGQRRSADSLLSGADCHMYANKRALHQVQAT from the coding sequence GATCGTGGTTCCCGCCGCGGGTCTCCTGCCCGCGGCCTTCGTCCTTCCCCACCTGCGGCGCGAGCGGGGCGGCGCCCGCCTGGTCTACGGCCTCCTGCTCGGGGGGCTCGTGCTGCTGATCACCTCCGAGTCGCTGTGGGTCGCGACCCTCATCCACGGCGTCTCCGAGTCCGCGGTCGCGCTGCCCATGCAGGTCCTCGTGGGCAGCGGATACCTGCTCATCCTGTGCGCGGCAGCAGTCGCACTCGTACCCACGGCGCGCCGCGACCCCGGAGGGGTCCTCGACGCGGCGACCCTCGCCGTCGCCGGCGCCGCCGCACTGTGGCAGGCGATCCTCGCGCCTTCCCTGCATGCGACGGGAGCACCTTCCGGCGCGCGCGCGTACAGCTTCGCGGTCCTGGTCATCCTCAGCGGCGCCGCCGGGATCGTGGTGGGCATCACGCTCAACCGCTCCGCACCGCCGACCGCTCGCCCCGCGCTCGCCTATCTCCTGCTCGCCCTCGTCCTCGCACTCGCTGGCAACGTGGTCGGCACCGCCACCATGGACCCCATCACGCACGCGTACCCCCGCTGGGTCGGAGTCGTCTGGCCGGCCGCGTACGTCGCGGCGTGGGCGGCCCTCGTGCACCCGGCGGGATCGCACATCCTCGTGACGACGCCCCCACGATCCAAACGCCTCACACCTCGCCGACTCCTCCTGCTCGGCCTTGCGATGATGGCTACGCCGACCATCGCCGTCGTCCGGGATCTCGCTGGGGGCTACGTCGACTGGGCCGGCGAGGCCGTGGCGAGCATCGCGATCATCGTCATGGTGCTGCGCCGCGTCAGCCAGCTCGCGGCAGCCCACCGCGGCGCCGAGGCGCGCCTGCGATCCCTCGCCGACGAGGACGCCCTGACGGGCCTCGCGAACCGACGCGTCGTCGAGCATCGGCTGGGAGACCTTGCCTCCCGCACCGCGGAGGGCCAGGCATCCGGCGTCGTGGTGTGCTTCATCGACCTCAACGGCTTCAAGGAGATCAACGACACGCGAGGTCACGCCATCGGCGACGAGCTGCTGGTCGCGATCGCCGGCAGGCTCACGCGCCTCGCCCGATCCGGCACCGGCGACCTGATCGGCCGGATCGGCGGCGACGAGTTCGTGGTGGTGACCGAGGGCGAGCCTGCCACGACCTCCGCGTCGATCGTCGCGCGCGTGCACGACGCGCTCGACGCCCCGTTCGCGCTGACCGACGGGCACGCGAACGCATCCGCGAGCGTCGGGGTCGCCACCGCTCGACGTGGACAGAGGCGCTCCGCCGACTCGCTCCTGAGCGGCGCTGACTGCCACATGTACGCCAACAAGCGCGCGCTGCACCAGGTCCAGGCGACGTGA